From Pseudomonas sp. B21-028, one genomic window encodes:
- the hrpB gene encoding ATP-dependent helicase HrpB, producing MISLPIDEVLPALRQALASRHEAVLEAPPGAGKTTRVPLALLNEPWLAGQTILMLEPRRLAARAAAERLASELGEKVGETVGYRIRLDSKVGPRTRIEVVTEGILTRRLQDDPALEGVGLLIFDEFHERSLDADLALALSLNGRELFREDQPLKILLMSATLEGERLAGLLDDAPILRSEGRMFPVVVRWGRPFQPGEFIEPRLVQTVLEALHDETGSVLVFLPGQAEIRRVHQQLVEALGEGGNVLLCPLHGELDLAAQRAAIDPAPPGLRKVVLATNIAETSLTINGVRVVVDAGLARVPRFDPGSGMTRLDTQRISRASATQRAGRAGRLEPGVCYRLWSEDQHEQLAAYGSAEILSADLAGLALQLGRWGVTPQQLIWLDVPPSAAYAQAQDLLQRLGALDGEQLTRHGQAMAELPAHPRIAHLLLRGQALGLADMACNVAALLGERDILRGAGADLHSRLALLSGEERAARGAQGGVTRARQLARQYRGYLRGKAEEAVADPDHPRWLGALLALAYPDRVAQQRRPGGAEYRLANGRAALFAEADSLMKQAWLVIADLGSRQGQREERIYLATDFDPTLFDSVLAEQVRTVDQLDWDEREGVLRAERQRKVGELVLSREPLTGLDESARSQALVNLVRRKGLELLPWTPELRQWQARVALLRRLDLDAKGESEWPDVSDKALLDSLEHWLMPYLGRVSRLSHFANLDLSSIVHNLLPWPLPQRLDELAPHHLSVPSGSSIRLDYSEHPPILAVRLQELFGLADTPRIAGGRQVVKLHLLSPARRPVQVTQDLANFWRSTYAEVKKDLKGRYPKHYWPDDPLVAEATARVKPRK from the coding sequence ATGATTTCTTTGCCGATTGATGAAGTTTTACCCGCCCTGCGTCAAGCCTTGGCATCACGCCATGAAGCTGTGCTCGAAGCACCGCCCGGTGCCGGTAAAACCACCCGTGTTCCCTTGGCCCTGTTGAACGAGCCGTGGCTGGCCGGACAGACCATCCTGATGCTCGAACCCCGACGCCTGGCGGCACGGGCGGCGGCGGAGCGATTGGCCAGTGAACTGGGTGAAAAGGTCGGTGAAACCGTCGGCTACCGGATTCGTCTGGACAGCAAGGTTGGCCCGAGGACCCGGATTGAAGTGGTCACCGAAGGGATTCTCACCCGTCGTCTGCAGGATGATCCGGCATTGGAAGGCGTCGGATTGTTGATATTCGATGAATTCCACGAGCGTAGCCTCGACGCCGACTTGGCTCTGGCCTTGAGCCTCAACGGCCGGGAGCTGTTTCGCGAAGACCAGCCGCTGAAGATCCTGTTGATGTCCGCGACCCTGGAAGGCGAGCGCCTGGCCGGGTTGCTGGACGACGCACCGATCCTGCGCAGTGAAGGGCGGATGTTCCCGGTGGTCGTGCGTTGGGGGCGTCCGTTCCAGCCTGGCGAGTTCATCGAGCCGCGGCTGGTGCAGACCGTGCTCGAAGCCCTGCACGATGAAACCGGCAGCGTGCTGGTGTTCTTGCCCGGTCAGGCGGAAATCCGTCGGGTCCACCAGCAACTGGTCGAGGCCCTGGGCGAGGGCGGCAACGTATTGCTCTGTCCGTTGCACGGTGAACTGGATCTTGCGGCCCAGCGCGCCGCCATTGACCCGGCGCCTCCTGGCCTGCGCAAAGTGGTGCTGGCGACCAACATCGCCGAAACCAGCCTGACCATCAACGGCGTGCGGGTGGTGGTCGATGCCGGGCTGGCCCGGGTTCCACGTTTCGACCCGGGCAGCGGCATGACCCGTCTCGACACCCAGCGCATTTCCCGGGCCAGCGCTACCCAGCGGGCCGGTCGGGCCGGGCGTCTGGAGCCGGGGGTGTGTTACCGGTTGTGGTCCGAAGACCAGCACGAGCAACTGGCCGCCTACGGCAGTGCGGAGATCCTTTCGGCGGACCTGGCCGGGTTGGCCTTGCAACTGGGACGCTGGGGCGTGACGCCGCAGCAATTGATCTGGCTCGACGTGCCGCCCAGCGCCGCCTACGCCCAGGCCCAGGACCTGCTGCAACGCCTGGGCGCGCTGGACGGCGAGCAACTGACCCGCCACGGTCAGGCCATGGCCGAACTGCCGGCTCACCCGCGTATCGCTCATCTGTTGTTGCGCGGCCAGGCGCTGGGGTTGGCGGACATGGCCTGCAACGTCGCTGCGCTGTTGGGCGAGCGCGATATTCTGCGTGGCGCCGGCGCGGATCTGCACAGTCGCCTGGCCCTGCTGTCTGGCGAAGAGCGGGCGGCGCGGGGCGCGCAAGGCGGCGTGACACGGGCACGGCAACTGGCCCGGCAGTATCGCGGCTATTTGCGGGGCAAGGCCGAAGAAGCCGTGGCCGATCCCGATCACCCGCGTTGGCTCGGCGCGTTGCTGGCGTTGGCCTATCCGGATCGGGTCGCCCAACAGCGTCGGCCCGGCGGCGCGGAATATCGTCTGGCCAACGGTCGTGCGGCGCTGTTTGCCGAGGCTGACAGCCTGATGAAACAGGCGTGGCTGGTGATCGCCGACCTGGGCAGTCGCCAGGGCCAGCGGGAAGAACGAATCTACCTGGCAACGGATTTCGACCCGACGCTGTTCGATTCGGTATTGGCCGAGCAGGTGCGCACGGTGGATCAGCTGGACTGGGACGAGCGCGAAGGCGTATTGCGGGCCGAGCGCCAGCGCAAGGTCGGCGAACTGGTGCTCAGTCGCGAGCCATTGACTGGCCTGGATGAGTCCGCCCGTAGCCAGGCCCTGGTGAACCTGGTGCGGCGCAAGGGCCTGGAATTATTGCCCTGGACCCCGGAACTGCGGCAATGGCAGGCGCGGGTGGCACTGCTGCGTCGACTGGACCTGGACGCCAAGGGCGAAAGCGAATGGCCCGACGTCAGCGACAAAGCGCTGCTCGACAGTCTTGAACATTGGCTGATGCCGTACCTGGGCCGAGTCTCGCGCCTCAGCCATTTTGCCAACCTGGACTTGTCGAGCATCGTTCACAACTTGCTGCCTTGGCCGTTGCCGCAGCGGCTGGACGAGCTGGCACCCCATCACCTGAGCGTGCCCTCGGGCTCGTCGATCCGCCTGGACTACAGCGAACATCCGCCGATCCTGGCGGTGCGCTTGCAGGAACTGTTCGGCCTGGCCGACACCCCGCGCATCGCCGGCGGACGCCAGGTGGTCAAGCTGCACCTGCTGTCACCGGCACGCCGGCCGGTGCAGGTGACCCAGGACCTGGCGAACTTCTGGCGCAGCACCTACGCCGAGGTGAAGAAAGACCTCAAGGGGCGTTACCCCAAGCATTACTGGCCGGACGATCCGTTGGTGGCGGAGGCGACGGCGCGGGTCAAGCCGCGCAAGTGA